A single window of Methanoregula sp. DNA harbors:
- a CDS encoding PD-(D/E)XK nuclease family protein: MSAPPARKPAPRTIIYAGTPENGVDLFVGQFIAASAADAFTSWLVLPTRRLVREAVQKIRDQNIPLVTSRICTPDDLCRTYFEEHRTSTRFISPAESNLLLLRILNEKKAQAPLFFTGSSPSSGTRESFQEFINVVIRRKIAYPSCLSDLQSEKSRQIGLITAAYREHLTLLGLVDSDTILEWVIGQIKSSDENTFGKVFVYGLYEPLPLDQDLLRAIRDHSTEFTYAIPGNVDPDQVRGVMRWLGTEGTEMIPESGQQNPLTGIFRRNDRIDTGERIRTGTFPTRYREVAAVAEEIRRLHERNVPFKEIAVTFPEAREAVTLIGEIFSDFDIPWNTTTKKRISLVPIVSFLISISGVVAGQYSREDVVRLVGSPYFRYRKRSPVPGTPQDTDPGELDLVSRYAQIEQGQQDWFERLDRLHTRLSASADAGDIAPFSPESVERVHTRIRPLLEDLARLEGTKTLQEHTEVYLDLLSGWGLDEPPASPGQDETISREEGAALDKFYECLRSLGATAGFLAGEKIDSREFQQILTILAKDSEIPLTRNQEGVALLGVRECVHEHFTYLFLAGLTEGEMPRLTTRIPFTNTLENTRLGTRTLEEILREGRYYFVSALLGGSSVYLSAPLSDGEQPLLTSAFLEVVKARTTAVPWDVGTEDFVHSGKEEAIRAGAMIAGDITCASLDHLPVDVEIDDLAGRINMEGYYRRGIPDSPFDGVLSGDEGICAELSKRYGPEHVYSATTLETYAECPFRFYLMRITGLSALPEVEPNLSASDRGIAVHNVLTTFYRRWKAMGKRRVIPSELSDATTLMMEIASEELMKQSFQSPLWEATCVQMLGSSTTGPGIFRLFLEKEAAEEGSPLVPAFFELAFGMKSHDSDDPESVPKPVELTGDAGSESIRIKGRIDRIDLTPDGFFSISDYKTGSQLASTKDIEAGTALQLPLYLLAFEKISGKTGVAAGYYRIRREVDNKFVLLDEPARDFIISSRPRVTKDFRELLLRSHRQASGYIRRIRSGSFPLPVEEKCPNQYCEFSTICRFDPFRMFFTGEEA, encoded by the coding sequence ATGTCAGCACCCCCGGCCCGGAAACCAGCCCCCCGTACGATAATATACGCGGGTACTCCTGAGAACGGGGTTGATTTATTTGTTGGACAGTTTATCGCTGCGTCTGCTGCCGACGCGTTCACTTCATGGCTTGTTCTGCCCACGCGGCGACTCGTACGTGAGGCAGTTCAGAAGATCCGGGATCAGAATATCCCGCTAGTCACATCCCGGATCTGCACTCCTGATGACCTCTGCAGGACGTATTTTGAGGAGCATCGTACGAGTACGCGTTTCATCTCCCCGGCCGAATCGAATCTGCTCCTTCTCCGGATCCTCAACGAAAAAAAAGCGCAAGCCCCTCTCTTTTTTACCGGCAGTTCCCCCTCATCAGGCACCCGGGAGAGTTTCCAGGAATTTATCAATGTCGTCATCCGGAGAAAGATCGCGTATCCTTCATGTCTTTCCGATCTCCAGAGCGAGAAGAGCCGGCAGATCGGGTTAATCACCGCCGCATACCGGGAACACCTTACCCTTTTGGGTCTTGTGGATTCCGACACGATTCTTGAATGGGTGATCGGGCAAATCAAATCTTCCGATGAGAATACATTCGGGAAGGTTTTCGTCTATGGTCTTTATGAGCCGCTACCCCTTGATCAGGATCTTCTTCGTGCCATCCGCGACCATTCAACTGAATTCACCTATGCAATTCCCGGTAATGTCGACCCGGACCAGGTACGGGGCGTCATGCGCTGGCTGGGGACTGAAGGCACAGAGATGATCCCAGAATCGGGACAACAAAACCCGCTGACGGGAATTTTTCGCAGGAATGACAGGATCGATACCGGTGAGAGGATCCGGACCGGAACATTTCCCACACGGTACAGGGAAGTCGCTGCTGTTGCTGAAGAGATCCGCCGGCTCCATGAGAGAAACGTACCGTTTAAGGAAATTGCGGTCACGTTTCCCGAAGCCCGCGAAGCAGTCACACTCATCGGGGAAATTTTCTCAGATTTTGACATTCCGTGGAACACCACGACAAAAAAACGAATCTCCCTTGTCCCCATCGTCTCATTTCTTATCAGTATCAGCGGGGTTGTCGCCGGCCAGTATTCCCGCGAAGACGTCGTGCGGCTGGTTGGCAGTCCCTACTTCAGGTACCGGAAAAGATCTCCTGTCCCCGGTACCCCGCAGGATACGGATCCCGGCGAACTCGACCTTGTCTCCCGTTATGCCCAGATCGAACAGGGGCAGCAGGACTGGTTCGAACGACTGGATCGTCTCCATACGAGGCTGTCAGCCAGTGCGGATGCCGGTGATATTGCGCCGTTTTCCCCAGAATCTGTTGAGCGGGTACACACACGGATCAGACCCCTGTTAGAGGATCTTGCCCGTCTTGAGGGTACAAAAACACTGCAGGAACATACGGAGGTTTACCTTGACCTGCTCTCGGGATGGGGACTGGATGAACCGCCTGCTTCACCGGGACAGGATGAAACGATTAGCCGGGAAGAGGGAGCAGCGCTGGACAAATTTTATGAGTGTCTCCGAAGTCTTGGTGCCACCGCAGGTTTTCTGGCTGGTGAGAAGATAGACTCTCGTGAATTCCAGCAGATCCTCACAATCCTCGCAAAAGACTCGGAGATCCCCCTTACCCGGAATCAGGAAGGGGTCGCCCTTTTAGGGGTGAGGGAATGTGTGCATGAACATTTCACGTATCTCTTCCTTGCAGGCCTGACGGAAGGGGAGATGCCCCGGCTCACCACCCGCATCCCGTTCACCAACACGCTTGAGAACACCCGGCTGGGAACGCGCACGCTGGAAGAGATCCTGCGTGAGGGCCGGTATTATTTTGTTTCGGCGCTCCTTGGCGGTTCATCCGTTTACTTAAGCGCCCCGCTCTCTGACGGGGAACAACCGCTCCTGACATCAGCATTTCTCGAAGTGGTGAAGGCGAGGACAACTGCCGTTCCCTGGGATGTGGGAACAGAGGATTTTGTCCATTCCGGAAAGGAGGAAGCGATCCGTGCGGGGGCTATGATCGCAGGGGATATTACCTGCGCCTCGCTCGATCATCTTCCCGTTGATGTGGAGATCGATGATCTTGCCGGACGCATTAACATGGAAGGCTATTACCGCAGGGGTATTCCAGATTCTCCCTTTGACGGCGTGCTGTCGGGCGATGAAGGGATCTGCGCGGAGCTTTCAAAGCGGTACGGTCCGGAACATGTCTACTCCGCGACCACACTTGAAACGTACGCAGAGTGTCCGTTCCGGTTTTACCTGATGCGGATCACCGGGCTATCCGCACTTCCTGAAGTCGAACCAAACCTCTCTGCAAGCGATCGCGGTATTGCGGTCCACAATGTCCTTACAACATTTTACCGGCGCTGGAAGGCCATGGGAAAAAGGAGGGTGATTCCTTCTGAATTGTCAGATGCAACCACGCTCATGATGGAGATTGCATCAGAAGAACTCATGAAGCAATCATTCCAGAGCCCGCTCTGGGAAGCGACCTGCGTACAGATGCTCGGGAGTAGTACGACCGGCCCCGGGATCTTCCGGCTGTTCCTTGAGAAGGAGGCTGCCGAAGAAGGCTCACCGCTTGTGCCGGCATTTTTTGAACTGGCATTCGGCATGAAATCCCACGACTCTGATGATCCTGAATCGGTACCGAAGCCTGTCGAACTTACCGGGGATGCGGGATCAGAATCCATCCGGATCAAAGGGAGGATCGACCGGATCGATCTTACGCCAGACGGGTTCTTTTCGATCTCCGATTACAAGACCGGTTCACAGCTTGCCAGTACAAAAGATATCGAGGCCGGCACAGCCCTGCAGCTTCCCCTGTATCTCCTTGCCTTCGAGAAGATCTCGGGAAAGACCGGGGTTGCTGCAGGGTATTACCGGATCCGGAGGGAGGTTGACAACAAATTCGTGCTGCTCGATGAGCCGGCACGGGACTTCATCATCTCATCCCGTCCACGGGTTACAAAAGATTTCCGTGAACTTCTCCTCAGATCGCACCGGCAGGCATCGGGGTATATCCGCAGGATCCGGAGCGGAAGTTTTCCGCTTCCTGTTGAAGAGAAGTGCCCGAACCAGTACTGCGAGTTTTCAACCATCTGCCGGTTCGATCCATTCCGCATGTTCTTTACCGGGGAGGAGGCCTGA
- a CDS encoding UvrD-helicase domain-containing protein gives MPATGRQNEAITEHDRSMVVTAGAGTGKTYVLVQKYVNLIETRGVGVPEILALTFTDKAAAEMKERIRKEISRRSGPLWEKAADDFMVAPVQTFHSFCAQILREFPLETGLDPGFAVLDEDLMARIHSRSYEELIHRAQPEPVNRATVQVLSCTDQYTLRKMLFSMYGKRDQYLRFFKALKEDESGVLAFWQEDVHRFRDAELRSLATDPQFSSDVSTLRNFAAAYEGVNDKAVQYLSGIRSSLDELSRFSDASAFCSAATEILSNRPGNVGNKKVWRGNDLDQFRRARRSLVQVLEQKEPLFRLTVDPADPLITGSLQLLHNLSFVFPRYLEIVGAKKSTHGGLDFSDLILYARELFTQHSDIVATHFARRYRYILVDEFQDTDPTQFDVVLALVGDLQPTTDCLFIVGDPKQSIYLFRDADVTRFKAAQEIIERSCMGKTVDLDTSFRSTGEVIGFANILFRSLFSSTEKPWEFPYERILTSPGRAEHHGTIELLLPRSGETSSETKRNEAEIVARRIQSLVSSRIGVYEEQADHTFMKRAARYGDIALLLEQRTNLPQYLAALTRFNIPYYVHGGTGFYGRQEIYDLYNLLAFLENEHNDVCLFGVLRSPYFGMSDAELYFLSREPGASFIEKLRRSAGRSASAGRALRLLSSWQEYAGRTGLVVLIRKILSESGVYAVYGALPQGAQILANIEKLVAIARQREEEGLYGLSDFTADLRIAMEDEEREGEAPLDALSEHAVNIMTVHAAKGLEFPIIVVPDMGVSFRDRPENIMIGDDPRLVGVKVPDPDDGYAPAESPVLTALREIQRQKERAEKKRLLYVALTRARDHLIMSGVLPEEPQASLAFARTRIEWICSAFNITPDAITAGGITLDPGEGFRPVHLKIITDPAAIPAETVEAKPSLITVPADCAGMTGGRVRIEYIPEPDSHRVYTVSELEKIAGVPVPDHRPVVAKYLPNVNGTLKGTIIHEVLRGRDAATVLKEYGEYSEKHVRQCEDIVAKFRSSDLMKRVKREFCELPFEVTVDGKWVTGKIDRLCELSEGSWIVIDYKSEPVLPDEYASVAKEYEVSMAIYCEAARQIMKKAEISGYFFFIETGDFSGPRFRKSKSG, from the coding sequence ATGCCGGCAACCGGGCGGCAGAACGAGGCGATAACGGAACATGACCGGAGCATGGTCGTGACTGCCGGGGCCGGTACCGGCAAGACCTACGTGCTCGTGCAGAAGTATGTCAACCTCATCGAGACCCGGGGTGTGGGTGTTCCGGAAATCCTTGCCCTGACCTTTACGGACAAAGCGGCAGCGGAGATGAAAGAGCGGATCAGAAAAGAGATCTCGCGACGGTCCGGGCCTCTCTGGGAGAAGGCGGCAGACGACTTTATGGTCGCGCCGGTCCAGACATTCCATTCATTCTGTGCGCAGATCCTGCGGGAGTTCCCGCTGGAGACCGGCCTCGATCCCGGGTTTGCAGTGCTGGACGAGGACCTGATGGCTCGCATTCACAGCCGGTCGTACGAGGAACTGATCCACCGGGCCCAGCCGGAGCCGGTCAACAGGGCAACCGTGCAGGTGCTCTCCTGCACCGACCAGTACACGCTCCGCAAAATGCTCTTTTCGATGTACGGGAAGCGGGACCAGTACCTCCGGTTTTTCAAAGCGCTTAAAGAGGATGAATCAGGAGTACTTGCTTTCTGGCAGGAGGATGTGCACCGGTTCCGGGACGCCGAACTTAGATCCCTTGCAACTGATCCGCAGTTTTCATCGGATGTCAGCACGCTCCGAAATTTTGCCGCAGCGTACGAGGGAGTGAATGACAAGGCTGTACAGTACCTTTCCGGGATCCGGTCTTCCCTTGATGAGTTATCCCGGTTCTCCGACGCATCGGCATTCTGCAGTGCTGCCACTGAAATTCTTTCTAACCGGCCTGGCAACGTGGGGAATAAAAAGGTCTGGAGAGGAAACGATCTCGACCAATTCAGAAGAGCCCGCAGGAGCCTTGTTCAGGTTCTTGAACAGAAAGAACCGCTCTTCCGCTTAACCGTTGATCCTGCCGATCCGCTGATCACCGGTTCCCTGCAACTGCTTCACAATCTCTCCTTTGTATTCCCGCGCTATCTTGAGATTGTTGGCGCTAAGAAATCAACGCACGGCGGGCTTGATTTTTCCGACCTGATCCTGTATGCACGGGAACTTTTCACGCAGCATTCCGATATCGTCGCAACGCACTTTGCCCGGCGGTACCGGTACATCCTTGTCGATGAATTCCAGGACACCGACCCGACACAGTTCGATGTCGTGCTCGCGCTTGTCGGCGACCTGCAGCCCACCACGGACTGTCTCTTCATCGTTGGCGATCCCAAGCAGTCCATCTACCTGTTCCGGGATGCGGACGTGACCCGGTTCAAGGCGGCTCAGGAGATCATCGAACGCTCCTGCATGGGAAAGACAGTAGATCTCGACACCAGCTTCCGGAGCACGGGCGAGGTGATCGGGTTTGCCAACATCCTTTTCAGATCGCTCTTTTCGTCAACTGAAAAACCGTGGGAGTTTCCGTACGAGCGGATCCTGACTTCCCCGGGACGGGCGGAACACCACGGGACGATCGAACTGCTGCTGCCACGTTCGGGAGAGACCAGTTCTGAAACGAAACGGAACGAGGCGGAGATTGTGGCCCGGCGGATCCAGTCCCTTGTCTCATCGCGGATCGGGGTGTACGAGGAGCAGGCCGATCACACGTTCATGAAACGAGCGGCACGGTACGGGGATATCGCGCTCCTCCTTGAACAGCGGACGAACCTTCCGCAGTACCTTGCCGCGCTGACCCGGTTCAACATCCCGTACTATGTCCATGGCGGGACGGGCTTTTATGGACGGCAGGAGATCTACGATCTTTACAACCTGCTCGCGTTTTTAGAGAATGAGCATAACGATGTGTGTTTGTTCGGTGTGCTGCGCTCGCCGTACTTCGGGATGTCGGATGCCGAACTCTACTTCCTGTCGCGTGAGCCCGGTGCTTCGTTTATTGAAAAACTCCGGCGCTCTGCCGGAAGGAGTGCGTCTGCCGGACGGGCATTGCGCCTTCTCTCTTCATGGCAGGAGTACGCAGGCCGGACCGGGCTTGTCGTACTGATCCGGAAGATCCTATCAGAATCCGGCGTGTACGCGGTGTACGGGGCGCTGCCGCAGGGTGCGCAGATCCTTGCCAACATCGAGAAGCTGGTCGCGATCGCCCGGCAGCGGGAAGAGGAGGGGCTCTACGGTCTTTCTGATTTCACGGCCGACCTCCGGATCGCGATGGAGGACGAAGAGCGCGAGGGCGAGGCGCCGCTCGATGCGTTATCGGAGCACGCCGTCAACATCATGACCGTCCACGCGGCAAAAGGCCTTGAGTTCCCGATCATCGTTGTCCCGGACATGGGCGTTTCGTTCCGGGACCGGCCGGAGAACATCATGATCGGCGACGACCCCCGGCTGGTCGGGGTTAAGGTTCCTGACCCTGACGACGGGTATGCCCCTGCCGAATCGCCGGTCCTCACCGCGCTGCGCGAGATCCAGCGGCAGAAGGAACGGGCGGAGAAAAAACGGTTGTTGTATGTCGCCCTGACCCGGGCCCGGGACCACCTCATCATGAGCGGGGTTTTACCGGAAGAGCCGCAGGCATCACTGGCCTTTGCCCGGACCCGGATTGAATGGATCTGCTCGGCGTTCAACATCACACCCGACGCAATCACGGCCGGCGGGATTACACTCGATCCTGGCGAAGGGTTCCGGCCTGTTCATCTCAAAATCATAACAGACCCGGCGGCGATTCCTGCGGAGACAGTTGAAGCGAAACCGTCGCTGATTACAGTTCCCGCCGATTGTGCCGGCATGACCGGAGGGCGCGTCCGGATAGAATATATACCAGAACCGGATTCTCACCGGGTGTACACCGTATCCGAGCTGGAGAAGATTGCCGGTGTTCCGGTTCCGGATCACCGGCCGGTCGTAGCGAAGTACCTGCCGAACGTTAACGGGACATTAAAGGGAACCATCATCCACGAAGTACTTCGGGGCCGGGATGCCGCAACTGTGCTGAAAGAATATGGCGAATATTCGGAAAAGCATGTCCGGCAGTGCGAGGATATTGTTGCAAAGTTCCGTTCGTCCGATCTGATGAAGCGGGTGAAGCGGGAGTTCTGCGAGCTGCCGTTTGAGGTTACCGTTGATGGGAAGTGGGTAACGGGGAAAATTGACCGGTTATGTGAACTCTCTGAGGGATCTTGGATTGTGATCGATTATAAGTCGGAGCCGGTTTTACCAGATGAGTATGCTTCTGTGGCGAAGGAGTACGAGGTATCGATGGCAATATACTGTGAGGCTGCCCGGCAAATCATGAAGAAAGCGGAAATCTCCGGGTACTTTTTCTTCATAGAGACCGGGGATTTTTCCGGGCCGAGGTTTCGTAAGTCTAAATCCGGTTAA
- a CDS encoding DUF2130 domain-containing protein, translating into MKSEVIICPKCRTKIPLTEAITSQIREDLKKEFESELKEIKEKTEKDLIEEKEKIANEAKEMAELKVKIDLDDLRQQISEKDEKLQAAHKNELELRQRARELEAKEKEIDLEILKRVDESQTRIKEESIQKFQLELDDLRQQVSEKDEKINAALKKELEFRQKERKLDDRKKAIELEILKRIDEERNTIQNDAIKNFQEQFRLQLAERESKIQSLSSTVDELQRKIAQGSQQLQGEVLELELEDLLRDLFPSDVIKPIAKGARGADILQKIFHSGTYCGSIIWETKRAKAWHKDWITKLKSDQNDAKANTAVLYSTVFPKEMECSGQIDGVWVTDHSSMPGLATALRVALIEVARERIVSTGRNEKMELLNNYVNSPEFQQKVISIAESIKAMQDDLTKEKRAMEKIWAKREKQIQGVVLNTVRIVGDMHGIIGKSLEEIKVFELEEASESDE; encoded by the coding sequence ATGAAATCTGAAGTGATTATCTGCCCCAAATGCCGGACAAAGATCCCTTTGACCGAAGCCATAACATCACAAATTCGGGAAGATCTGAAAAAAGAATTCGAATCTGAACTCAAAGAAATCAAGGAAAAAACGGAAAAAGATCTGATTGAAGAAAAAGAAAAAATTGCGAATGAAGCCAAAGAAATGGCCGAATTAAAAGTAAAGATCGACTTGGACGATTTACGGCAACAGATTTCAGAGAAAGATGAAAAATTACAAGCTGCGCATAAGAATGAATTAGAACTTCGGCAAAGAGCCCGGGAACTTGAAGCCAAGGAAAAAGAGATCGATCTTGAAATTTTGAAACGAGTCGATGAAAGCCAAACTCGAATAAAAGAGGAATCTATTCAGAAGTTTCAACTTGAATTAGATGATTTACGACAGCAGGTTTCAGAGAAAGATGAAAAAATTAACGCTGCCCTTAAGAAAGAATTGGAATTCAGACAAAAAGAAAGAAAACTTGACGACCGTAAAAAAGCGATCGAGCTAGAAATTTTAAAACGGATTGATGAAGAGCGAAATACGATTCAGAATGACGCAATAAAAAACTTTCAGGAACAATTCCGATTACAGTTGGCAGAGCGAGAAAGCAAGATCCAAAGCTTGTCTTCTACCGTTGACGAATTACAAAGAAAAATCGCCCAAGGATCGCAACAACTCCAAGGCGAAGTTCTGGAACTAGAACTTGAAGATTTACTTCGGGACCTGTTTCCCTCAGATGTTATTAAACCAATCGCGAAAGGCGCGAGAGGTGCAGACATCCTCCAAAAAATTTTCCATTCCGGTACGTATTGCGGTTCGATCATTTGGGAGACTAAACGGGCCAAGGCGTGGCATAAAGATTGGATTACTAAATTGAAATCCGATCAGAATGATGCAAAAGCAAATACAGCAGTTTTGTATTCCACGGTTTTTCCTAAAGAGATGGAATGTTCTGGCCAAATAGATGGAGTCTGGGTTACCGATCATTCTTCAATGCCCGGATTGGCAACCGCTCTAAGGGTTGCCTTAATTGAGGTAGCTCGGGAAAGGATTGTTTCAACTGGAAGAAATGAAAAAATGGAATTATTGAATAACTACGTAAACAGTCCGGAATTCCAGCAAAAAGTGATAAGTATTGCCGAGAGCATCAAAGCGATGCAGGATGATTTAACAAAAGAAAAACGGGCGATGGAAAAAATCTGGGCAAAACGAGAAAAGCAAATTCAGGGTGTCGTCCTCAACACCGTTCGCATTGTGGGAGATATGCATGGGATTATTGGAAAATCTCTGGAAGAAATCAAAGTGTTCGAGTTGGAAGAAGCATCAGAAAGTGACGAATAG
- a CDS encoding PD-(D/E)XK nuclease family protein, protein MVELDNFFFKINSWSFTKHRVWNRCQRQYYFEYIAPYVKSAPVVNPEKIRWLKNFTSKFVVQGQLIHDIIDKQIQLHCENKPMDLAEAMNAFSKKVSLYKNVGGETFTEYHNGEKITDSFFAAIDENGKVCLKIFFEKWPGYNSRECLRHEEFDHFSIGDIGVTVKVDFVGKQPDGTLVLTDWKTGRDDDEYETELQMAAYVLWAKEYYKMSSDEIGTELVFLKTGITKPYAFFDEQLRGVQEMIPREFAAMNASYEYGDFPARPSQRECLSCRFAEVCPESAVVSM, encoded by the coding sequence ATGGTGGAGTTAGACAACTTTTTCTTCAAAATAAATTCCTGGTCCTTCACAAAACACCGGGTCTGGAACCGGTGCCAGCGCCAGTACTATTTTGAATACATCGCCCCGTATGTCAAATCCGCACCAGTCGTAAATCCTGAAAAAATCCGGTGGCTCAAGAACTTCACTTCCAAATTTGTTGTCCAGGGCCAGCTCATTCACGATATCATCGACAAGCAGATCCAACTCCATTGCGAGAACAAGCCGATGGACCTGGCAGAAGCAATGAATGCGTTTTCGAAAAAAGTCTCGCTTTACAAAAATGTGGGTGGCGAGACATTTACTGAATACCATAACGGAGAGAAAATTACTGATTCATTTTTTGCTGCCATCGATGAGAACGGAAAAGTGTGCCTGAAAATTTTCTTTGAAAAATGGCCGGGCTACAATAGCCGGGAATGCCTGCGGCACGAGGAGTTCGATCATTTCAGCATCGGGGATATCGGGGTAACGGTCAAAGTGGATTTTGTCGGGAAACAGCCGGACGGCACTCTCGTCCTCACCGACTGGAAGACCGGCAGGGACGATGACGAATACGAGACGGAACTCCAGATGGCGGCGTATGTGCTGTGGGCAAAGGAGTATTACAAGATGAGTTCCGATGAGATCGGGACCGAACTCGTATTCCTGAAGACCGGCATAACGAAGCCCTATGCCTTCTTCGATGAACAGTTACGCGGGGTTCAGGAGATGATCCCCCGGGAATTTGCGGCGATGAACGCGAGTTATGAGTACGGGGATTTTCCGGCGAGGCCTTCGCAACGCGAGTGTTTGAGCTGCCGGTTTGCGGAGGTTTGTCCGGAGTCGGCGGTCGTAAGTATGTGA
- a CDS encoding PDDEXK nuclease domain-containing protein, translating into MPVHPDVPNPLYDTLRQIIHDARQRAYQAVNHAMVEAYWNIGRLIVEEEQAGRSRAGYGTHLLEDLAGRLTGEFGRGFSVANLKNFRQFFLVFPRGCREDDIPPNKIGYTVCSGLSWSHYRLLMRVEDPAARGYYIGEAISQNWSVRALERQIDSLYFERLLKSRSRDAVIAEAKEATQSLATRPEDFIRDPYVLEFLQIPESLSYLERDLEKALIDKLQQFLLELGKGFSFVGRQFRISTETSEFYIDLVFYHFILKCFVLIDLKTGRLTHQDIGQMDMYVRLFEDRVKTNEDNPTIGIILCTEKDETVVRYSVLNDSSQLFASRYKLYLPSEQELVAEIEREKEIMRRLDHGRS; encoded by the coding sequence ATGCCAGTCCACCCCGATGTTCCAAATCCCCTGTATGATACGCTCCGGCAGATAATTCACGACGCACGGCAGAGGGCTTACCAAGCCGTCAACCATGCAATGGTCGAAGCGTACTGGAACATCGGGCGGTTGATCGTAGAAGAAGAGCAGGCTGGCAGGAGCCGGGCAGGATATGGGACTCACCTTCTCGAAGATCTGGCCGGGCGACTGACTGGTGAATTCGGGCGCGGTTTTTCTGTCGCGAACCTCAAGAACTTCCGGCAGTTTTTCCTTGTCTTCCCACGTGGATGCCGCGAGGACGATATCCCTCCTAATAAAATTGGCTACACAGTGTGTAGCGGATTGAGCTGGTCGCACTACCGGCTCCTGATGCGGGTGGAGGATCCTGCTGCCCGGGGATATTACATCGGGGAGGCAATCAGCCAGAACTGGAGTGTCCGGGCCCTTGAGCGGCAGATCGATTCACTTTATTTTGAACGTCTCTTAAAAAGCCGCAGCCGGGATGCTGTCATAGCTGAGGCAAAAGAAGCAACGCAGTCGCTTGCCACGCGCCCGGAGGATTTTATCAGGGACCCGTATGTCCTGGAATTCCTGCAAATCCCGGAATCTTTATCGTATCTCGAACGGGATCTTGAGAAGGCGCTGATCGACAAACTCCAGCAGTTCCTCCTGGAACTGGGAAAAGGATTCTCGTTTGTTGGCCGCCAGTTCAGGATCAGTACTGAGACATCGGAGTTTTATATCGATCTTGTTTTCTATCACTTTATCCTGAAATGTTTCGTCCTCATCGATCTCAAAACGGGAAGGCTGACACATCAGGATATCGGACAGATGGATATGTACGTGCGGCTGTTCGAGGACCGGGTAAAAACAAACGAAGATAATCCGACGATCGGCATCATTCTCTGCACGGAAAAAGACGAAACGGTCGTGCGGTACTCGGTACTCAATGACAGCAGCCAGCTCTTCGCATCGCGGTACAAACTCTACCTCCCCAGCGAACAGGAACTCGTTGCAGAAATTGAACGGGAAAAAGAGATCATGCGAAGGTTGGATCACGGGCGTTCCTGA
- a CDS encoding PIN domain-containing protein — translation MEYWRGNEAAKKWIENDSPLFTSTITLAEVVRFFVSGGQDEATIRTCLDDIRARSSILPVDEDIAVAAGHLKKREVAGIADSIILATARNGDHKVVTGDPHFKEITDAIYLGP, via the coding sequence GTGGAATACTGGCGGGGAAACGAAGCGGCAAAAAAGTGGATCGAGAACGATTCCCCGCTCTTCACCTCAACGATCACCCTTGCAGAAGTTGTCCGGTTCTTTGTTTCAGGGGGACAGGACGAGGCCACCATCCGGACCTGTCTTGACGATATCCGGGCACGAAGCTCCATCCTGCCGGTTGATGAGGATATCGCGGTTGCTGCAGGGCACTTGAAAAAACGGGAAGTTGCCGGGATCGCCGACTCGATCATCCTTGCCACGGCACGGAACGGCGACCATAAAGTCGTGACCGGCGATCCGCATTTTAAGGAAATTACGGACGCCATTTATCTCGGCCCCTGA